The following proteins are co-located in the Castor canadensis chromosome 5, mCasCan1.hap1v2, whole genome shotgun sequence genome:
- the Kcnmb2 gene encoding calcium-activated potassium channel subunit beta-2 encodes MFIWTSGRTSSSYRHDEKRNIYQKIRDHDLLDKRKTVTALKAGEDRAILLGLTMMVCSIMMYFLLGITLMRSYMQSVWTEESQCTLLNASITETFNCSFSCGPDCWKLSQYPCLQVYVNLTSSGEKLLLYHTEETMKINQKCSYIPKCGKNFEESMSLVNVVMENFRKYQHFSCYSDPEGNQKTVILTKLYSSNVLFHSLFWPTCMMAGGVAIVAMVKLTQYLSLLCERIQRINR; translated from the exons ATGTTCATATGGACCAGTGGCCGGACCTCTTCATCTTACAGACACGATGAGAAAAG AAATATCTACCAAAAAATCAGAGACCATGACCTCCTGGACAAAAGGAAAACAGTCACAGCACTGAAAGCTGGAGAGGACCGGGCCATTCTCCTGGGACTGACGATGATGGTGTGTTCCATCATGATGTACTTTCTGCTGGGAATCACACTGATGCGCTCATACATGCAGAG TGTGTGGACTGAAGAATCTCAATGCACCTTGCTGAATGCATCCATTACCGAGACCTTCAATTGCTCCTTCAGCTGTGGTCCAGACTGCTGGAAGCTCTCTCAGTACCCCTGCCTCCAGGTGTACGTGAACCTGACTTCTTCTGGGGAAAAGCTCCTCCTTTACCACACTGAAGAGACGATGAAAATCAATCAGAAG TGCTCCTATATACCTAAGTGTGGAAAAAACTTTGAAGAATCCATGTCCCTGGTGAATGTCGTCATGGAAAACTTCAGGAAGTACCAACACTTCTCCTGCTATTCTGACCCAGAAGGAAACCAGAAAACCGTCATCCTAACCAAACTCTACAGTTCCAATGTGCTGTTCCACTCACTTTTCTGGCCAACATGTATGATGGCTGGGGGCGTGGCTATTGTCGCCATGGTGAAACTCACACAGTATCTCTCCCTGCTCTGTGAGAGGATCCAACGGATcaatagataa